GTTACCGGTGGTGCGGCAATGCCAACTGCTGAAGCTGGCTCGCTCGACCGCTTATTACCAGCCGACGCCGGTCTCCGAGACGACGCTGGTGTTGATGCGGCGGCTCGATGAGCTGCATCTGCAGTATCCCTTTGCTGGGGCGCGGATGCTGCGCAATCTCCTCAGGCAAGAGGGCCGGGCCGTTGGTCGGCGCCAGGTGGCCACCCTGATGCGTCGCATGGGGATTGAGGCCCTGTATCAAAAACCACATCTCAGTCGGCGACATCCGGCCCAGCAGGTTTATCCCTATCTCCTGCGCGACCTGGGGATCTTACGCCCCAATCAGGTCTGGGCCGCCGATATCACCTATATTCCAATGCGCCGGGGCTTTGTGTATCTTTTCGCAGTGCTCGACTGGGCGAGTCGCCGGGTGCTGGCCTGGCGGCTCTCCAATACGTTGACGACGGACTTCTGTCTCGACGCCGTGCGGGAAGCGATCACGCAGTATGGCTGCCCCGAGATTTTCAACACCGACCAAGGGTGCCAGTTCACCAGCCAGGAATTCACGGGACTCTTGAAAGACCAGGGGATTCAGATCAGCATGGACGGCAAAGGCTGCTGGCGGGATAACGTGTTCGTGGAGCGACTCTGGAAAAGCATCAAGTATGAGGAGGTCTATTTACATGCGTATGACACCATCAGCACGGCCCATCAAGGGCTGGAGCACTATCTGATGTTTTACAACCAGACCCGACCGCATCAGGCGCTTGATGGCCAGACGCCTGACCAGGTTTATTATGACAATCTGACGACACGGCAGACCGCCGCGTAGTCAGCATTCCGCCAGGCGCCACTTAAGAACTGGCAGAAACTGTCCAACCAACCGGAGCCACCTCTGCCACAGGGAATTCTCGGAGCAGAATATCACCGATATCGCTCGCCAACACCGTAAGCCCCTTGCTGTTGAGATAGGCCGCATCGCAACCATATCGACCGTCGATCCACGATTTCACCAAATCCTCTTCCGGTCCCCCCTCGGCACATCGTTGGAAGATGTTCGCTTGGCACTCGTGCTGTTGTTGCCGTGTATCGCTTATCGTGTTGTCTAACGGCAAATCGTAGGCTAAAGCTCCGCAGCATCTCTACGCATGAGGAGTTGCACCATCCGGCCGATGCTGAATCTTGCGATTGAGTCGCTCACATAACGAGCCATAGAGGGACTCGTACTGTGTCACCATTTCTTGAATATGAAACTCTCGGGGAAAGTCCTCCGTAGCCGTCCGTACACGTTTTGGCGCCGCACGGAACATTTCCAATATGCGAAGGACACCTTGTGCAAGCCCCGTGCAATCCCCCGCTTCGTATAAGAATGCGTGTCCTCTCTCTGTAATTGTTTCTTCGACTCCGCCCACATTCGTGGCCACGATCGGCAAGCCCGACGCGCGTGCTTCCAGAAGGACTCTCGGCAGTCCCTCCCAATGGGAGGTCAGGAGAAACGTATCGAGCGCCTGCATGATTGCCGGAACATCACGTCTCCATCCTGCCAAATACACACGGTCTTGAAGCCCATACCGATCTATCAGCGATTCCACTTTCTCCCGTAGCTCGCCATCGCCAATGAGGACGAATCGGACATCTGACCGCGCCTCAAGGACCAGCTTCGCCACCTCAACGAAATCTTCAGGGGCCTTCTGTGGCTTAAGACAGGCCACGGTTCCCACCAGGTATGTACCGGGCTGTGCACCCAGGTCCATTCTAACTCGCTCTCGATCGGAGGGAGTCATCATTTGCTGAAATGGTTCAGGGGCAATGCCAGGCCTCACCAACATGACGTTATCGAGAAATAGGCCCCAGGAACGGCCCCTGGTGATATCGGTCTGTGCCACAGCGATCCAATGAGTGGTGATCCAACCGGTGCATCGTTCGACTATGGTGAGCAGACGTTGGAGCCAGGGCGGCTGGGCCGGAGTGATTCCGTAGCCATGGACCGTATGTACTATGACAGGAACTCCGGCCAGCCATGCAGCCCACCGGCCGAGAATCCCCGCTTTTGAACTGTGTGTATGGACGATTGATGGGCGAATTCGGCGAAGGAGTTTGGTCAGCCGAACCAGAGCGATCAGATCATCCACCGGATGGATCCGACGACCGAGTTCCGGAAGAAGATGCATCTCGATGTGCGGTAAGCGTTGGGCCTCTTCTGTCAGAAGTCCGCCAGGGCCGCTGATGAGGACGGCCTGATATTTTGTGGGATCCAGATGTGACACGACATGAAGCGCCACTTCCTGCGCTCCTCCAAGTTCAAGCTTGGTGATGATATGGCAAATAGTATCCACGACATGTTCCGCTAGGCCGAGAGGGTTTGATCGTGTCCCATTCTGAGCCGTTCAGCGAGGTGCTTCCCCTGCCCAATGGCATCCTCCATAGAGGTATGTTCCCAACGGCCATATCGGCCAATGGAGTAGATGCCTCTCCGCTCGAGCTCGGAGAGGATGGCGGGAATCGTACGTGCGCGATGATGATCAAAGTAGACATACGCATAGTGCAAATCCTTCACATCCGAGACGACCAGTTCGTCGCTGGGTTGTAGGATACCTGCCCGCTCCAATCCGGCCCTGGCTTCGGTGGCGAGCTGGTCAGCTGATTGATGTTCCGTCGGCCGGTGCGAGATCTCAACGTACATCGAGCTACATCCAGGTTGCCCCAACGATGGGGAGAAATTCATGGGAAATCCGACTCGGTAAAACGGAAATTCTTGTTCAGGGAAGTAGAGCCAATGCTTGTCCGACACCTGCTCACGTGCCACGGCCATGTTGAGGTTATAGACCGACACCCAGCGTAGCCCGTCAGCGGCTTCTTTGAGGTGGGCGGGCATATCGAGGCAACGGCGCACAAGTTCCGGAACAGGAATCGTCGAGACCAACGACTCATAGTGTTCGGTGATGGTTGTACCGCTGAGCCGATCGTGAAAACGTGCGAGCCGACGTTTTGTATCGACCTCCAGGAGTTCGATATTGGTGGTGGCACCAGTGATGTGAGGCAGGAAAGACTCTGGAAGGATGCTGATCCCGCCGGATGCAGGATAGAGGAATGACGGATTGTACCCGAATGCCTTGTCCTTGATGCCCAGCGCCCCATTAATCACGTCTTTCAACTCCGGCTTCGGCACCAGCCACGACACCCAATCGGATGTGAGCTCATCCAGCGACACCTTCCACAGCTTTTCGTTGAATGGAACCATAAAATGCTTGGCCATCCCCTCTCCAAGGTTCTCCACAATCCACTGCTTGAAGGAACCGTCTTTCGGGTCGATGCGAGAGGCCGGTTGCAAAAGTGTCGTCAAGAACCCCATCAAACACTCCCGCACGACTTCAGGCGGAAGACCGTGGATGTTTACCTGAAAGGGATATTCCGTGTAGGTTTGGTGTGAGTAAATAAACGACTTGCGATCGTGTTTCTGGAGTTTGTCTGCGAGCAATTGCTCCACGAGGGCCTTGATCGGTGGCTGGCGGAAATGCAACAGATGTCCCGTGTAGTCGAAGGTAAACCCGTCCTTGCGATAGGAGCGGCACAGCCCCCCGACCTCCGACTCGCGCTCATAGAGTCGGTATGGAGTCCCCGCAAGATGATAGGCGGTGCTTAACCCGGCAAGCCCGGCGCCGACGATCAGGATCATGCTGCTCGCCTTCTTTCTTCCGGGGATGTCTCGACCTCCAGTGTCCTGGCTTTCTTGACCTCGATTCGTTTCAACGTCAGGGTCAGGGCGAGTAATATCGCCACGGTCCCGAGACAGAGTCCCCAGGCCATCTCATACGTCACCATCATGAGCATGAGACCGACGGCTCCAACCGCAGCGGTGGCAAGATAGCTGACGATGACGATGTGTTTGGTCGACATCCCCCAATGCCGGAGTCGAAGGGCGATATGGTCAGGGCTCCCTAAGAATATCGGGAGGCCCCGTTGATAGCGGATATACATCACGAAGAGGGTATCGAAGATTGGAATGCCCAAGATGAACACGGGTGTGAGCAATGAAAGAGGATGCGCGCTTGGAAATTGTCCGATCATCGCCATGGCACCCAGCAATAAGCCGATGAACATGGCTCCGGTATCACCCATATAGATTCGAGCCGGTTGCCAATTATATTTGAGAAAGCCGACGAGGCTTCCAATCAAAGCGGCCAGCATGAAGGCGATGACCTGATCGCCCTGGAGCAAGGCCGCTAAGAGTAAACAGGCGGC
This portion of the Candidatus Nitrospira nitrosa genome encodes:
- a CDS encoding IS3 family transposase (programmed frameshift): MKRTRRNHGATFKAQVALAAVKGDKTLAELAEQFSVHPTQITEWKQQLLARAADVFGGTKASSETPDLKTLHAKIGQLALENGFFRRGAHQGGLAERKAMIDRTHTLPVVRQCQLLKLARSTAYYQPTPVSETTLVLMRRLDELHLQYPFAGARMLRNLLRQEGRAVGRRQVATLMRRMGIEALYQKPHLSRRHPAQQVYPYLLRDLGILRPNQVWAADITYIPMRRGFVYLFAVLDWASRRVLAWRLSNTLTTDFCLDAVREAITQYGCPEIFNTDQGCQFTSQEFTGLLKDQGIQISMDGKGCWRDNVFVERLWKSIKYEEVYLHAYDTISTAHQGLEHYLMFYNQTRPHQALDGQTPDQVYYDNLTTRQTAA
- a CDS encoding glycosyltransferase family 4 protein codes for the protein MDTICHIITKLELGGAQEVALHVVSHLDPTKYQAVLISGPGGLLTEEAQRLPHIEMHLLPELGRRIHPVDDLIALVRLTKLLRRIRPSIVHTHSSKAGILGRWAAWLAGVPVIVHTVHGYGITPAQPPWLQRLLTIVERCTGWITTHWIAVAQTDITRGRSWGLFLDNVMLVRPGIAPEPFQQMMTPSDRERVRMDLGAQPGTYLVGTVACLKPQKAPEDFVEVAKLVLEARSDVRFVLIGDGELREKVESLIDRYGLQDRVYLAGWRRDVPAIMQALDTFLLTSHWEGLPRVLLEARASGLPIVATNVGGVEETITERGHAFLYEAGDCTGLAQGVLRILEMFRAAPKRVRTATEDFPREFHIQEMVTQYESLYGSLCERLNRKIQHRPDGATPHA
- a CDS encoding protoporphyrinogen/coproporphyrinogen oxidase, with translation MILIVGAGLAGLSTAYHLAGTPYRLYERESEVGGLCRSYRKDGFTFDYTGHLLHFRQPPIKALVEQLLADKLQKHDRKSFIYSHQTYTEYPFQVNIHGLPPEVVRECLMGFLTTLLQPASRIDPKDGSFKQWIVENLGEGMAKHFMVPFNEKLWKVSLDELTSDWVSWLVPKPELKDVINGALGIKDKAFGYNPSFLYPASGGISILPESFLPHITGATTNIELLEVDTKRRLARFHDRLSGTTITEHYESLVSTIPVPELVRRCLDMPAHLKEAADGLRWVSVYNLNMAVAREQVSDKHWLYFPEQEFPFYRVGFPMNFSPSLGQPGCSSMYVEISHRPTEHQSADQLATEARAGLERAGILQPSDELVVSDVKDLHYAYVYFDHHRARTIPAILSELERRGIYSIGRYGRWEHTSMEDAIGQGKHLAERLRMGHDQTLSA
- a CDS encoding MraY family glycosyltransferase, encoding MYLLSLTFLVALLLSLYGVPIARQAALKYGIVDAPDGRLKHQKEPVPYFGGLAIYLAFLMSLAFTFEFRQDVLGIILGATIVVMLGLIDDFGVLSPTTKLIGQLLAVFVLIKSGIRIQIAALPEWLDLALTVLWMVGLINAFNLLDIMDGLSAGIGAISAACLLLAALLQGDQVIAFMLAALIGSLVGFLKYNWQPARIYMGDTGAMFIGLLLGAMAMIGQFPSAHPLSLLTPVFILGIPIFDTLFVMYIRYQRGLPIFLGSPDHIALRLRHWGMSTKHIVIVSYLATAAVGAVGLMLMMVTYEMAWGLCLGTVAILLALTLTLKRIEVKKARTLEVETSPEERRRAA